One window of Nocardia nova SH22a genomic DNA carries:
- a CDS encoding ABC transporter substrate-binding protein, with protein MTDPKLDLGVYRYEHTEPLFDGRVTIAGADVTLHTSPLISDVFRRMAERELDIAEFGLTYFLRAFDLDDSPFLALPIFPNRNFRHSSLFVNVDSGIEKPEDLAGKTVGEFALWGSDPGVWMKGVLAEEYGVTPDRMRWVIGGTDHPIPAFDWIPQPVPDGVEVRHAEEGQTLAAMLEAGEIDALLSVDVPAALLDGSTKKIRRLFADYEAVERDYYRRTGIHPMMHVVAIRRELAEQPGLARSVCRAFDEAKTIVQQHYRIDAAKQNMSVITPWFSALFAENRALLGEDWWPYGLDANRKAVDTFLRYHHEQGLSKRPLTAEDIFVPGVE; from the coding sequence ATGACCGATCCGAAGCTCGATCTGGGTGTCTACCGGTACGAGCACACCGAGCCGCTGTTCGACGGGCGGGTCACGATCGCCGGAGCCGACGTCACCCTGCACACGTCGCCGCTGATCTCCGATGTCTTCCGCCGCATGGCCGAACGCGAACTGGATATCGCCGAGTTCGGGCTGACCTACTTCCTGCGCGCGTTCGACCTGGACGATTCGCCGTTCCTGGCTCTGCCGATCTTCCCGAACCGCAATTTCCGGCACTCGTCACTGTTCGTCAACGTGGACAGCGGGATCGAGAAGCCGGAGGATCTGGCGGGCAAGACGGTCGGTGAGTTCGCGCTGTGGGGAAGCGATCCGGGCGTCTGGATGAAGGGCGTTCTGGCCGAGGAGTACGGCGTCACCCCCGATCGGATGCGCTGGGTGATCGGCGGCACCGACCACCCGATCCCCGCCTTCGACTGGATTCCGCAGCCCGTACCCGACGGAGTCGAGGTCCGCCACGCCGAGGAGGGACAGACGCTGGCCGCGATGCTCGAAGCGGGTGAGATCGATGCGCTGCTGTCGGTCGATGTCCCTGCCGCCCTGCTCGATGGTTCGACGAAGAAGATCCGGCGGCTTTTCGCCGACTACGAAGCGGTCGAGCGAGACTACTACCGCCGCACCGGCATCCATCCGATGATGCATGTCGTCGCGATACGCCGGGAACTGGCTGAACAGCCGGGTCTGGCGCGGTCGGTGTGTCGCGCGTTCGATGAGGCGAAAACCATTGTGCAGCAGCACTATCGGATCGATGCCGCCAAGCAGAACATGTCCGTGATCACGCCCTGGTTCAGTGCGTTGTTCGCGGAGAATCGCGCGCTGCTCGGCGAGGACTGGTGGCCCTACGGCCTCGATGCCAACCGCAAGGCGGTCGACACCTTCCTGCGCTACCACCACGAGCAGGGGCTGTCGAAGCGCCCGCTCACCGCCGAGGACATCTTCGTCCCCGGCGTCGAGTAG
- a CDS encoding SRPBCC family protein gives MMAVLNIHARHVGATQAQAGALIDSLASDSDRLWPVDSWPAMRFDRPLGVGAVGGHGPVRYVVEQYQPGSWVRFRFTGPRGFDGFHEYTVHQLPDGSTGLRHLLAMHVHGSARLTWPLAYRWMHDALLEDSLDRAESVLTGSVRSPARWSLLVRLLVRAVTLLQPKVSQSR, from the coding sequence ATGATGGCCGTGCTCAACATTCACGCGCGACACGTGGGCGCGACACAGGCGCAGGCGGGAGCGTTGATCGATTCGCTGGCCAGTGACAGCGACCGGCTCTGGCCCGTCGACAGCTGGCCGGCGATGCGCTTCGACCGGCCACTCGGGGTCGGGGCCGTCGGCGGCCACGGTCCCGTTCGATATGTCGTGGAGCAGTATCAGCCTGGGTCTTGGGTGCGGTTCCGGTTCACGGGCCCGCGTGGCTTCGACGGATTCCACGAGTACACCGTCCATCAGCTCCCCGACGGCTCCACGGGACTGCGGCACCTGCTGGCCATGCATGTCCACGGATCCGCGCGATTGACCTGGCCGCTGGCCTACCGCTGGATGCACGACGCGTTGCTGGAGGACAGCCTCGATCGAGCCGAGTCGGTCCTGACCGGATCGGTCCGCAGTCCTGCCCGCTGGAGCCTGCTCGTACGACTGCTGGTGCGCGCAGTCACTCTCCTCCAACCGAAAGTGAGCCAGAGCCGGTAA
- a CDS encoding ABC transporter ATP-binding protein has product MRSDTAETREKSPPPDDLDPDRHPTGSLRPFAGGFAAVLIFQVIGAVAGLAPLLAVVELGRILLAPTPIDHGHVWIVVLAGATGLLVRLLFTAMSAGIGHLLDGRVQLSLRRQLAAGLGRVPIGWFSRRRTGELARVVGDDVSAVHPFIAHTPGELVSAFVVPLVSLVYLFTIDWRLTLITLVPVVSAVALVPAMMTPARLREQKEFDAAMGHVANSVVEYVQGVAVVKAFGGSGQAHRAFRTAVDDFVGTFFRWVRGLAPIAAGMQLVLSPPFVLLVVLTGGAVLMANGSLAPADLLPFLLLGLGLTAPVAALGHGFDEMQAARRAVGRIREVLAVPSLPVTANPVAPRGHRVELRDVRFGYDAEHEVLRGIDLVLEPGTVTALVGPSGSGKSTLVQLLPRFFDPTHGAVMLGGTDLRDIDSDVLYRSVAFVFQDVRLLRASVADNIALAVPRADRAEVVRAARLANIHDRILELPDGYETVLGTQARLSGGEAQRIALARALLSDAPILVLDEATAFADPQTEQAVRRALSTLAGERTILAIAHRLETVADADTVVMLEDGAIVERGRPAELLTRGGRFAAFRQAHRSAIADRAETPRGDEHR; this is encoded by the coding sequence ATGCGCAGCGACACCGCCGAGACGAGAGAGAAATCCCCACCCCCGGACGATCTCGATCCGGACCGGCATCCGACCGGATCATTACGCCCGTTCGCCGGCGGTTTCGCCGCCGTACTGATCTTTCAGGTCATCGGCGCTGTCGCCGGGCTGGCACCGCTGCTCGCCGTCGTCGAATTGGGCCGAATCCTGCTCGCCCCCACTCCGATCGACCACGGTCACGTCTGGATCGTCGTGCTCGCGGGCGCGACCGGCCTGCTGGTCCGGTTGCTCTTCACGGCCATGTCGGCAGGCATCGGACATCTACTCGACGGGCGGGTGCAGCTGTCGCTGCGCCGGCAACTGGCCGCCGGACTGGGCCGGGTACCGATCGGCTGGTTCTCCCGCCGCCGGACCGGCGAGCTGGCGCGGGTGGTCGGCGACGATGTGAGCGCCGTGCACCCGTTCATCGCGCACACCCCCGGCGAGCTCGTCTCCGCCTTCGTGGTGCCGCTGGTCTCGCTGGTCTATCTGTTCACCATCGACTGGCGGCTGACGCTGATCACGCTCGTCCCGGTGGTCTCGGCGGTGGCGCTGGTACCGGCGATGATGACTCCGGCTCGCCTGCGTGAACAGAAAGAGTTCGATGCGGCAATGGGGCACGTGGCGAACTCCGTCGTCGAATACGTGCAGGGCGTCGCGGTGGTCAAGGCGTTCGGCGGTTCCGGGCAAGCCCATCGCGCATTCCGGACGGCCGTCGACGATTTCGTCGGGACCTTCTTCCGCTGGGTGCGCGGTCTCGCCCCGATCGCCGCGGGCATGCAGCTCGTGCTGTCGCCGCCGTTCGTCCTGCTGGTCGTGCTGACCGGCGGTGCGGTGCTGATGGCGAACGGTTCACTCGCGCCGGCCGATCTGTTGCCGTTCCTGCTCCTGGGACTGGGCCTGACCGCCCCGGTGGCCGCCCTCGGCCACGGCTTCGACGAGATGCAGGCCGCGCGGCGCGCGGTCGGCCGGATTCGGGAAGTGCTCGCCGTTCCGTCGCTGCCGGTAACCGCGAATCCGGTCGCACCCCGGGGACACCGGGTGGAACTGCGCGATGTCCGATTCGGCTACGACGCCGAGCATGAGGTGCTGCGCGGAATCGACCTGGTACTCGAACCGGGGACGGTCACCGCGCTCGTCGGGCCGTCCGGAAGCGGCAAATCCACTCTGGTGCAGCTGCTGCCACGCTTCTTCGATCCGACGCACGGGGCGGTGATGCTGGGTGGAACCGATCTGCGGGACATCGACAGCGATGTGCTGTACCGGAGCGTTGCCTTCGTCTTTCAGGATGTTCGCCTGCTCCGCGCGTCGGTCGCCGACAATATCGCGCTGGCGGTACCACGAGCCGACCGCGCCGAGGTGGTGCGCGCCGCCCGGCTGGCGAACATCCACGATCGCATACTCGAACTGCCCGACGGCTACGAGACCGTGCTCGGCACGCAGGCCCGGCTCTCCGGAGGTGAGGCCCAGCGCATCGCGCTCGCCCGCGCACTACTGTCCGACGCGCCCATCCTGGTGCTCGACGAGGCGACGGCCTTCGCCGATCCGCAGACCGAACAGGCTGTGCGCCGGGCACTGTCGACGCTGGCAGGAGAGCGCACCATTCTGGCCATCGCCCATCGCCTGGAGACAGTCGCCGACGCCGACACCGTCGTGATGCTGGAGGACGGGGCGATCGTCGAGCGCGGCCGGCCGGCCGAACTGCTGACCCGCGGCGGCAGGTTCGCCGCTTTCCGGCAGGCCCATCGATCAGCGATCGCGGACAGGGCCGAAACCCCACGAGGAGATGAGCACCGATGA
- a CDS encoding alpha/beta fold hydrolase: MRESSPGRTRTGTTVHGLHVVIDGDQAAPPLLLIHGSGATGSTWAPVVPTLAATYRVFTIDLPGCGRSEPASTYAVPQQADRAAAVLDELGVRDAKVVGHSSGGYVATALVERRPELVGELVLVSTGPSHTALLPEPAIIKALASPPFGPLVWAIRTDSMIRRGLAATAAAPITVPDTAVADLRRTTYRALRAILAANMDYITAGTVPQRLIAAAKPLLVIFGDRDPRWDPSAARQYEAVPGAELRYLPGVGHMAMLEDGDALVRSILDYTP; the protein is encoded by the coding sequence ATGAGGGAATCGAGCCCCGGCCGGACGCGCACCGGCACGACAGTTCACGGGTTGCATGTCGTCATCGACGGGGACCAGGCAGCACCGCCGTTGCTGCTCATCCACGGTTCGGGCGCAACCGGTTCGACGTGGGCACCGGTGGTGCCCACGCTCGCCGCGACGTATCGGGTGTTCACGATCGACCTGCCGGGATGCGGCCGATCCGAGCCGGCGTCCACGTATGCCGTTCCGCAGCAAGCGGATCGGGCGGCGGCGGTATTGGACGAGCTCGGCGTCCGGGATGCGAAGGTGGTCGGCCACTCCAGCGGAGGATATGTCGCTACCGCCCTCGTCGAGCGTCGTCCGGAGCTGGTCGGCGAGCTGGTCCTGGTCAGCACGGGGCCGAGCCACACAGCGCTGTTGCCCGAGCCGGCGATCATCAAGGCCCTCGCCTCGCCGCCCTTCGGTCCGCTCGTGTGGGCGATACGTACCGACTCGATGATCCGCCGCGGACTCGCGGCGACTGCGGCAGCCCCGATCACGGTGCCCGACACAGCAGTAGCCGATCTGCGAAGAACGACCTACCGAGCGTTGCGCGCGATCCTCGCCGCCAACATGGACTACATCACCGCGGGCACCGTGCCCCAGCGCCTCATCGCCGCCGCGAAGCCCCTCCTCGTGATCTTCGGTGATCGCGACCCCCGGTGGGACCCGTCCGCCGCGCGCCAGTACGAGGCGGTGCCGGGTGCCGAGCTCCGATACCTTCCCGGAGTCGGGCATATGGCAATGCTCGAGGACGGCGACGCTCTCGTCCGCTCGATACTCGACTACACACCCTAG
- a CDS encoding AraC family transcriptional regulator, with translation MEQPSWDFRRGVIGIRHMVQTGIDHGITAQRLLASTGLRAADLDAADLEVEAVQELSVARNLVHTLGDRPGLGTEVAARFSLANFGLLGFAMLASPTAGEALRVALQTLRIGNRFIDITVGLGHTTGRITFRHQDLPADVRTFLLERDIVIIFGVIVLRCLSPRLVDRLGDTRLELALPDDRVAAMTDGMTRMLTDLAHDPIRRLRILADRPATELTFPLDLLTEPMSMPDPATAALCEQHCLDLVQKRHERGQLSGRVRAILLHHIHTAPTADEIAAGLNMDRRTLHRRLADEGTNFRILRDEIRCALAIDMLTVLDLTVTETATRLGYTSTAAFSRSFTRWTGHPPSAQRSTRPDAPMSPG, from the coding sequence GTGGAGCAACCGTCATGGGACTTCCGGCGCGGCGTCATCGGAATCCGGCACATGGTCCAGACCGGTATCGATCACGGGATCACCGCGCAGCGGCTGCTCGCGTCGACCGGGCTGCGGGCCGCCGATCTCGACGCCGCCGACCTGGAAGTCGAAGCCGTTCAGGAACTGTCGGTCGCGCGAAACCTCGTACACACCCTCGGCGACCGGCCCGGGCTCGGTACCGAAGTCGCCGCGCGCTTCTCCCTGGCCAACTTCGGCCTGCTCGGCTTCGCGATGCTCGCCAGTCCCACCGCGGGCGAGGCCCTGCGAGTCGCGTTGCAGACCTTGCGGATCGGCAATCGGTTCATCGACATCACGGTCGGTCTCGGCCACACGACGGGACGGATCACGTTCCGGCACCAGGACCTACCCGCCGACGTCCGTACCTTCCTGCTCGAACGCGACATCGTCATCATCTTCGGCGTGATCGTGTTGCGTTGTCTGAGTCCACGACTCGTGGATCGTCTCGGCGACACCCGCCTCGAGTTGGCCCTTCCCGACGATCGTGTGGCGGCGATGACCGATGGCATGACCCGCATGCTCACCGACCTCGCCCACGACCCGATCCGGCGGCTCCGGATCCTGGCCGACCGTCCTGCCACGGAACTGACGTTCCCGCTCGACCTGCTGACCGAACCGATGTCGATGCCCGACCCCGCCACCGCCGCCCTGTGCGAACAACACTGCCTGGACCTGGTGCAGAAAAGACATGAGCGCGGCCAACTCTCGGGCCGAGTCCGTGCCATCCTCCTCCACCACATCCACACCGCCCCCACCGCGGACGAGATCGCGGCCGGACTGAACATGGACCGCCGCACCCTGCACCGACGCCTGGCCGACGAGGGAACCAACTTCCGCATCCTCCGAGACGAGATCCGCTGCGCACTGGCCATCGACATGCTCACAGTCCTCGACCTCACGGTCACCGAAACCGCCACCCGCCTCGGCTACACCAGCACCGCGGCGTTCAGCAGATCCTTCACCCGCTGGACCGGCCACCCACCCAGTGCCCAGCGGTCTACGCGGCCGGACGCCCCGATGTCTCCGGGCTGA
- a CDS encoding helix-turn-helix domain-containing protein, whose amino-acid sequence MGTDQLSEICGPARTPVAWVRPGHVGYVGPDLGVEPHSPAVAMLSVGLHGPLLVHTGAHGRIRTGSSFAPARTTQRLVAIEGWILALFVEPAGAPATAIADEMTSSAGLFGLGHRRERELVELCLAESVDPDRIYARAVAGPTPATDPRIEEVATTIRDHPDRIFRADRIAANMGLSTTHFLRLFSQQYGTTFRGYQRWSRIIRTVRSAVAGHDLTRAAIDAGFATPSHFSETFRDMIGLSATDMLRAGIRFDLGTTSAP is encoded by the coding sequence GTGGGCACTGATCAGCTTTCGGAAATCTGCGGTCCGGCGCGGACGCCGGTGGCCTGGGTGCGGCCCGGCCATGTCGGCTATGTCGGACCGGATCTCGGCGTCGAACCGCATTCCCCGGCGGTCGCCATGCTCAGCGTCGGACTGCACGGCCCGCTCCTGGTGCACACCGGCGCGCACGGCCGGATCCGCACCGGCAGTTCCTTCGCCCCCGCTCGCACAACACAGCGCCTGGTCGCCATCGAGGGCTGGATTCTCGCGCTGTTCGTCGAACCCGCGGGCGCGCCCGCCACCGCCATTGCCGACGAGATGACCTCTTCCGCAGGACTTTTCGGACTCGGCCACCGACGAGAACGAGAACTGGTCGAATTGTGCCTGGCCGAGAGCGTGGACCCGGATCGCATCTACGCCCGCGCCGTCGCCGGGCCCACGCCGGCAACCGATCCGCGAATCGAAGAGGTCGCCACCACCATCCGCGACCATCCGGACCGGATCTTCCGCGCCGACCGGATCGCCGCGAACATGGGCTTGTCCACCACGCACTTCCTGCGCCTGTTCAGCCAGCAGTACGGCACCACCTTCCGTGGCTATCAACGGTGGAGCCGCATCATCCGTACCGTCCGCAGCGCCGTGGCCGGCCACGACCTCACACGTGCCGCCATCGACGCCGGGTTCGCCACTCCGTCGCATTTCAGCGAAACCTTTCGCGACATGATCGGACTGTCGGCGACGGATATGCTGCGCGCGGGTATCCGCTTCGACCTCGGAACAACATCCGCCCCTTGA
- a CDS encoding TetR/AcrR family transcriptional regulator, producing MPRITAEHREANRAQIVAAARRCFSRDGFHQTSMPDIAAEAGLSVGAPYRYFTGKEEIIVEIAGDAFRVMFAPVEQLADAAGVTVADLVAAAVDPVSGERAVDGAGQPVPVDELLRCAVQAWGELLRNEGLRQQALAGFEHVRGRIADALRNGKRAGTVPAELDPDRGARVVMALLHGFVLQHAAFGLTDTAGFADDVRVALDDAGLLRDHR from the coding sequence GTGCCACGCATCACTGCCGAGCATCGGGAGGCGAACCGGGCGCAGATCGTGGCGGCGGCTCGCCGTTGTTTCTCCCGTGACGGCTTCCACCAGACTTCGATGCCCGACATCGCCGCCGAGGCAGGTCTTTCGGTGGGCGCTCCCTACCGCTACTTCACCGGCAAGGAGGAGATCATCGTCGAGATCGCCGGCGATGCCTTCCGGGTGATGTTCGCCCCGGTCGAGCAGCTCGCCGACGCAGCCGGCGTCACGGTTGCCGATCTGGTCGCGGCGGCGGTCGACCCGGTGAGTGGTGAGCGCGCCGTGGATGGGGCGGGCCAGCCCGTCCCCGTCGACGAACTCCTGCGCTGTGCCGTCCAGGCGTGGGGCGAGCTACTGCGCAACGAGGGCCTGCGGCAGCAGGCCCTCGCCGGCTTCGAGCATGTTCGCGGGCGCATCGCGGACGCGCTCCGCAACGGCAAGCGGGCGGGAACCGTTCCAGCCGAATTGGATCCCGATCGCGGAGCCCGGGTGGTGATGGCATTGCTTCACGGTTTCGTCCTCCAGCACGCCGCCTTCGGGCTCACCGATACCGCAGGCTTCGCAGATGACGTTCGTGTCGCACTCGACGACGCCGGACTGCTCCGCGATCACCGCTGA
- a CDS encoding MFS transporter: MRSVVIRWLGLAALCFAELLVFLDNTIVNVALPKISTDLDAGTSGLQLVVDMYTLVFAGLLLTGGYLGDRFGRKTVLLIGITGFAAVSALAAISQDLGQLIAARAGLGLFAALVFPATLAIVVILFDNLAERAIAVATWAAVAGVAAAIGPVVGGWLLDHYSWGSIFWINVPAGVIALFGVAALIPPNRNPDIGRFDLGGVMLSMAGISILVYSVIEAPNHGWLTIRTIGGLMAGAGVIAAYVVWENRFSSPLFDIRLFRDRNFAAAALLMTFGMFALMGFVFLMTQYFQGVREFTPLETGVRTLPFAIAMAAFAGPSMWLGSKIGAGRTAVIGSLVMAVAFCLTIRYDAHTSYWSVIVPVMVTLAAGVALISGPATLMVLNELSTGQAGAGSAVNDTSRELGGTLGVAVLGSILASVYSTKMTTGLTDIPLPQVAHDAATNSMLTGVQAARSVPDPLGTRLGDLVKAAFLDGFHLASLVAGGVAAVAAVAGWLLLAPTPSPPADIGNPADTSETKPPSPVS; the protein is encoded by the coding sequence ATGCGCTCCGTGGTGATTCGATGGCTCGGACTGGCGGCGTTGTGCTTTGCCGAGCTACTGGTGTTCCTGGACAACACCATCGTCAATGTGGCGTTGCCGAAGATTTCGACGGATCTGGATGCCGGCACATCCGGTTTGCAGTTGGTGGTCGACATGTACACCCTCGTATTCGCGGGATTGCTGCTGACCGGCGGATATCTGGGTGATCGCTTCGGCCGCAAGACCGTACTCCTGATCGGAATCACGGGTTTCGCGGCGGTGTCGGCGCTGGCGGCGATATCGCAGGATCTCGGGCAACTGATCGCCGCGCGCGCGGGTCTGGGACTGTTTGCCGCCCTTGTCTTTCCGGCCACCCTCGCGATCGTGGTCATCCTGTTCGACAACCTCGCCGAACGCGCAATCGCGGTGGCGACGTGGGCCGCGGTCGCCGGGGTCGCCGCCGCGATAGGCCCGGTCGTGGGCGGATGGCTGCTCGACCACTACTCGTGGGGTTCGATCTTCTGGATCAATGTTCCCGCCGGTGTCATCGCCCTGTTCGGAGTCGCGGCTCTCATCCCACCCAACAGGAATCCCGATATCGGACGCTTCGATCTCGGTGGCGTGATGCTGTCGATGGCCGGCATCTCGATCCTCGTCTACAGCGTGATCGAGGCCCCGAACCACGGCTGGCTGACCATCCGCACGATCGGTGGGCTCATGGCCGGTGCCGGGGTCATCGCGGCATATGTGGTGTGGGAGAACCGATTCTCCTCACCCTTGTTCGACATCCGCCTGTTCCGCGACCGCAACTTCGCCGCCGCGGCACTACTGATGACCTTCGGCATGTTCGCCCTCATGGGATTCGTGTTCCTGATGACCCAATACTTCCAAGGCGTCAGAGAATTCACGCCGCTGGAGACCGGTGTCCGGACACTGCCCTTCGCCATCGCGATGGCGGCGTTCGCCGGACCGAGCATGTGGTTGGGTTCGAAGATCGGCGCGGGTCGCACCGCGGTGATCGGATCACTCGTCATGGCCGTGGCCTTCTGCCTCACCATCCGATACGACGCGCACACCTCGTACTGGAGCGTGATCGTTCCCGTCATGGTCACCTTGGCAGCGGGCGTGGCACTGATCTCGGGACCGGCGACCCTCATGGTGCTCAACGAACTGTCCACCGGGCAGGCCGGTGCGGGATCGGCGGTCAACGACACCAGCCGCGAACTCGGCGGAACACTCGGCGTCGCCGTACTCGGCTCCATCCTCGCGTCGGTCTACTCCACGAAGATGACCACCGGACTGACCGACATCCCACTACCCCAGGTGGCACACGACGCGGCCACGAACTCCATGCTGACCGGAGTGCAGGCGGCGCGATCGGTCCCCGATCCCCTCGGCACCCGGCTCGGCGATCTCGTCAAGGCCGCGTTCCTCGACGGCTTCCACCTCGCGTCCCTGGTCGCCGGAGGTGTCGCGGCGGTCGCCGCCGTCGCCGGATGGCTCCTCCTCGCGCCGACGCCGTCCCCACCGGCCGACATCGGCAACCCCGCCGACACCTCGGAAACGAAACCACCGTCACCGGTGAGCTGA
- a CDS encoding ABC transporter ATP-binding protein: protein MTATAIVEGLSYGLLVPILRALFGGAPAQARPWLIAFGVAVAVYVVLRYLSDLSGFRVGTTLLRGIYFRIGEHLGRLPLGWYSGGRVGEISVLASRGVLDAMSVIAHLLAPFLSAAVTPLTIVFVLLSYNWQLGVAALLAAPIVAAISGWTARATAAADAESAERDAAAAERVIEYLQAQPVLRTGGRTTERFALLDDSLQDLQRASRRSTVSALPGIIGLTLTVQAMFTALLVLGTYLALGGEIGVAELLAVLVLAARCADPLLSLSDIGGKLRGARAVLARLDTLLRTEPLPEPADPVRPHRHDLEFESVSFRHGDGQVLDNVSLAVPPGQRLAVVGPSGAGKSTMLQLLARFYDVDSGAVRIGGVDVRAMSSEELMAQFAIVFQDVHLFDGTIEENVRLGRPGATGAQLRAAATAAGLDEVIERLPDGWNALVGEGGALLSGGERQRVSIARALLKDAPIVLLDEVTSALDPVNEAAVHAGIERLMAGRTVVMVAHRLRTIRRADHVVFLDRGRIVEQGSHDDLVGHGGRYAAFWAISQPLSDVGYQRPEREPAPRPDTASKGSIAGIR from the coding sequence ATGACAGCGACCGCCATTGTCGAAGGATTGTCCTACGGCCTGCTGGTTCCGATTCTGCGCGCCCTGTTCGGGGGTGCTCCCGCGCAGGCTCGTCCCTGGCTGATCGCCTTCGGCGTCGCGGTCGCGGTCTACGTGGTCCTGCGTTATCTCAGCGATCTGTCCGGCTTCCGTGTCGGAACCACCCTGCTGCGCGGAATATACTTCCGGATCGGTGAGCACCTGGGTCGTCTGCCCCTCGGCTGGTACAGCGGCGGCCGTGTCGGCGAGATATCGGTGCTGGCCAGTCGCGGCGTCCTGGATGCCATGAGTGTTATCGCACACCTGCTGGCGCCGTTCCTCTCCGCCGCGGTGACCCCCCTGACGATCGTCTTCGTCCTGCTGTCATACAACTGGCAGCTGGGCGTGGCCGCGCTCCTCGCCGCACCGATCGTGGCGGCGATCAGTGGCTGGACGGCCCGCGCAACCGCCGCCGCCGACGCGGAGAGCGCGGAACGTGACGCCGCGGCCGCCGAACGGGTCATCGAGTATCTCCAGGCACAGCCGGTGCTGCGGACGGGCGGCCGAACCACCGAGCGCTTCGCGCTGCTCGACGACTCGCTCCAGGATCTGCAGCGCGCATCGCGCCGGTCGACGGTATCCGCACTACCCGGCATCATCGGCCTCACTCTCACGGTGCAGGCGATGTTCACTGCCCTGCTCGTCCTGGGCACCTACCTCGCCCTCGGCGGCGAGATCGGAGTGGCAGAGCTCTTGGCGGTCCTGGTATTGGCCGCCCGCTGCGCCGACCCGCTGCTGTCGCTGTCGGATATCGGGGGCAAGCTCCGTGGTGCGCGCGCCGTGCTGGCCCGGCTCGATACTCTGCTGCGTACCGAACCGCTGCCGGAGCCTGCCGATCCCGTCCGGCCGCACCGCCATGACCTGGAGTTCGAGTCCGTCTCCTTCCGGCACGGCGACGGGCAGGTGCTCGACAATGTGTCCCTGGCGGTGCCGCCGGGGCAGCGGCTGGCCGTGGTCGGCCCGTCTGGTGCGGGGAAGAGCACCATGCTGCAACTACTCGCCCGGTTCTACGACGTGGACTCCGGCGCGGTACGAATCGGCGGTGTCGACGTGCGCGCGATGAGCTCCGAGGAGTTGATGGCCCAGTTCGCCATCGTCTTCCAGGATGTCCATCTCTTCGACGGCACCATCGAGGAGAACGTGCGTCTCGGCCGCCCCGGCGCGACCGGCGCGCAGCTGCGGGCCGCCGCCACCGCGGCCGGTCTGGACGAGGTGATCGAGCGTCTCCCGGACGGCTGGAACGCGCTGGTGGGCGAAGGCGGCGCGCTACTGTCGGGCGGTGAGCGCCAACGGGTTTCCATCGCACGGGCGCTGTTGAAGGATGCGCCCATCGTCCTCCTGGACGAGGTGACTTCCGCCCTGGACCCGGTGAACGAGGCGGCGGTCCACGCCGGCATCGAGCGCCTCATGGCCGGCCGTACCGTGGTGATGGTGGCGCATCGACTACGCACCATCCGCCGCGCCGATCATGTCGTCTTCCTCGACCGCGGCCGAATCGTGGAACAGGGAAGCCACGACGACCTGGTCGGCCACGGCGGCCGCTACGCCGCGTTCTGGGCGATATCCCAACCACTGTCGGACGTTGGGTACCAGCGTCCCGAACGGGAACCGGCGCCGCGGCCGGACACGGCCTCGAAGGGATCGATCGCCGGTATCCGGTAG
- a CDS encoding TetR/AcrR family transcriptional regulator: MGRPPKYDADRLLDAAGDLVAAAGPSAVTMSAVAEAVGAPSGSVYHRFPDRPALMAALWMRTMQRFQEGVLETMRLDPPHRAVSHTARYVVEWARRNPRDAAIMLAGAAEFAQSEWTEAARDSLQRSNAAVTAAVTDLVRRLGGRHARDTDRVTIAMVDLPMATVRRYFRTGRAIPPYAAGLVERAAAAMLS; encoded by the coding sequence ATGGGAAGGCCGCCGAAGTATGACGCAGACCGCTTGCTCGATGCCGCAGGGGACCTGGTTGCCGCAGCGGGACCGTCAGCGGTGACGATGTCCGCGGTCGCAGAAGCGGTCGGCGCGCCGAGCGGCTCCGTCTACCACCGGTTTCCGGATCGACCAGCACTGATGGCAGCGCTGTGGATGCGCACGATGCAACGGTTCCAGGAGGGGGTGCTCGAGACGATGCGGCTCGACCCGCCGCACCGGGCGGTTTCGCACACCGCCCGATATGTGGTCGAGTGGGCGCGTCGCAATCCGCGCGATGCGGCGATAATGCTGGCCGGCGCCGCCGAATTCGCACAAAGCGAGTGGACCGAAGCAGCGCGAGACTCATTGCAGCGCAGCAACGCCGCAGTCACGGCGGCTGTCACCGATCTGGTACGTCGTCTGGGAGGCCGTCATGCGCGCGATACCGATCGCGTGACGATCGCGATGGTCGACCTGCCGATGGCCACGGTCAGGCGCTATTTCCGCACCGGCCGAGCCATTCCTCCCTACGCGGCCGGACTCGTCGAGCGTGCGGCCGCCGCGATGCTGAGCTGA